The following proteins come from a genomic window of Halomarina ordinaria:
- a CDS encoding HD domain-containing protein yields MTTIKDSVHDHIEVTGVAEALLDTPMVQRLRRIRQLGTVGLVYPSANHTRFEHSLGVYHLAEGALAHLDIDGTTAERVRAAALLHDVGHGPYSHNVEGVIHRHTGKYHDDVDDLLRTGEVAAVLADYDLDPARIAALVRGDGELGQLVSGELDVDRMDYLVRDAHHTGVPYGTIDHQRLVRELRFVGEELVLAEGNVQTAESLLLARALMTPTVYNHHVARIGKAMLRRATERLLAEGDVAAEDLRRFDDHSLLVALRECEATAAIASRLDRRALYKRAVWAEFDDVSDALLDATHGEVTDLEREVADAAGVAAEYVVLDVPARPSIPESTSRVVVNGNVRRLEGQSTLVQALVRVQREQWRLGVYAPDEHTAAVGRAVERVLGLDLDALVSDVRTGRHRTLDEFSEN; encoded by the coding sequence ATGACGACCATCAAGGACAGCGTCCACGACCACATCGAGGTCACGGGCGTGGCGGAGGCCCTCCTCGACACCCCGATGGTCCAGCGGCTCCGACGCATCCGACAACTCGGGACCGTGGGGCTCGTCTACCCCTCGGCGAACCACACCCGCTTCGAGCACAGCCTCGGCGTCTACCACTTGGCCGAGGGGGCGCTCGCCCACCTCGACATCGACGGGACGACGGCGGAACGCGTCCGGGCGGCCGCGCTCCTCCACGACGTGGGCCACGGCCCCTACAGCCACAACGTCGAGGGCGTCATCCACCGCCACACGGGCAAGTATCACGACGACGTCGACGACCTGCTCCGGACCGGCGAGGTGGCGGCCGTCCTCGCCGACTACGACCTCGACCCGGCGCGTATCGCCGCCCTCGTCCGGGGCGACGGGGAACTCGGACAGCTCGTCTCGGGCGAACTCGACGTCGACCGCATGGACTACCTGGTCAGGGACGCCCACCACACCGGCGTCCCCTACGGCACCATCGACCACCAGCGCCTCGTCCGCGAACTCCGGTTCGTCGGCGAGGAACTCGTGCTCGCGGAGGGGAACGTCCAGACCGCCGAGAGCCTCCTGCTCGCGCGCGCGTTGATGACGCCGACGGTGTACAACCACCACGTCGCGCGCATCGGGAAGGCGATGCTCCGCCGGGCGACCGAGCGCCTGCTCGCCGAGGGCGACGTCGCCGCCGAGGACCTCCGGCGCTTCGACGACCACTCGCTGCTCGTCGCCCTCCGGGAGTGCGAGGCGACGGCGGCAATCGCGAGCCGACTCGACCGCCGCGCGCTCTACAAGCGGGCGGTGTGGGCGGAGTTCGACGACGTCTCCGACGCGCTGCTCGACGCCACCCACGGGGAGGTGACGGACCTCGAACGCGAGGTGGCCGACGCCGCCGGCGTCGCCGCCGAGTACGTCGTCCTCGACGTCCCGGCTCGGCCGTCGATACCGGAGTCGACGAGCCGGGTCGTCGTCAACGGGAACGTCCGGCGACTGGAGGGGCAATCGACGCTCGTCCAGGCGCTCGTGCGCGTCCAGCGCGAGCAGTGGCGCCTCGGCGTCTACGCGCCCGACGAACACACGGCGGCCGTCGGGCGCGCCGTCGAGCGGGTGCTCGGCCTCGACCTCGACGCGCTCGTCAGCGACGTCCGGACGGGCCGCCACCGGACGCTCGACGAGTTCAGCGAGAACTAA
- a CDS encoding acyl-CoA carboxylase subunit beta: MDERIEELRERKAEAEKGGGEDRIESQHEKGKLTARERIDYFLDEGTFEEFDQLRTHRSHNFGMEEKQIPGDGVVTGYGEVDGRTVFVFAHDFTVFGGSLGEVFAEKVCKVMDRALEVGAPIVGLNDSAGARIQEGIDSLAGYADIFHRNQQASGVVPQISAIMGPCAGGAVYSPAITDFIFMVQETSHMFITGPEVIKTVTGEEVGFDELGGAKTHMNTSGVSHFAESGEEAALDDIRHLLSYLPANNVEDPPQVEPWDEPDRADEDLLDIVPDQPQKPYDIVDVVDGVVDVDSFFEVQEGYARNLVVGFARLDGHSVGVVANQPRVNAGTLDIDASLKGARFVRFCDAFNIPIVTFVDVPGFMPGTDQEHGGIIKHGAKLLYAYSEATVPLATVITRKAYGGAYDVMASKHIGADVNYAWPTAEIAVMGPQGAVNILYRDELDEAEDTDSRREELIGEYRETFANPYTAADRGFVDDVIEPTDTRRRLVHDLEMLRSKRKQQPSRKHGNIPL, translated from the coding sequence GGAGTTGCGCGAGCGCAAGGCCGAGGCCGAGAAGGGCGGCGGCGAGGACCGCATCGAGTCCCAGCACGAGAAGGGGAAACTGACCGCCCGAGAGCGCATCGACTACTTCCTCGACGAGGGGACCTTCGAGGAGTTCGACCAGTTGCGCACCCACCGGAGTCACAACTTCGGGATGGAGGAGAAACAGATTCCCGGCGACGGCGTCGTGACGGGTTACGGCGAGGTGGACGGCCGGACGGTGTTCGTCTTCGCCCACGACTTCACCGTCTTCGGCGGCAGCCTCGGCGAGGTGTTCGCCGAGAAGGTGTGCAAGGTGATGGACCGCGCGCTGGAGGTCGGCGCTCCCATCGTCGGCCTGAACGACTCCGCGGGCGCGCGCATCCAGGAGGGCATCGACTCGCTGGCGGGGTACGCCGACATCTTCCACCGCAACCAGCAGGCCTCGGGCGTCGTCCCGCAGATATCAGCCATCATGGGGCCGTGTGCCGGCGGGGCCGTCTACTCGCCCGCCATCACGGACTTCATCTTCATGGTCCAGGAGACGAGCCACATGTTCATCACCGGCCCCGAGGTCATCAAGACCGTCACGGGCGAGGAGGTCGGGTTCGACGAACTGGGCGGCGCGAAGACCCACATGAACACGAGCGGCGTCTCGCACTTCGCGGAGTCCGGCGAGGAGGCGGCGCTCGACGACATCCGCCACCTCCTCTCGTACCTCCCGGCGAACAACGTCGAGGACCCGCCACAGGTCGAGCCCTGGGACGAGCCCGACCGCGCCGACGAGGACCTCCTCGACATCGTCCCGGACCAACCCCAGAAACCGTACGACATCGTCGACGTCGTCGACGGCGTGGTCGACGTCGACTCGTTCTTCGAGGTCCAGGAGGGGTACGCCCGCAACCTCGTCGTCGGCTTCGCCCGCCTCGACGGCCACAGCGTCGGCGTCGTCGCCAACCAGCCCCGGGTGAACGCCGGCACCCTCGACATCGACGCCTCGCTGAAGGGCGCGCGCTTCGTGCGCTTCTGTGACGCCTTCAACATCCCCATCGTCACCTTCGTCGACGTGCCGGGGTTCATGCCCGGTACCGACCAGGAACACGGGGGCATCATCAAGCACGGCGCGAAACTGCTGTACGCCTACTCGGAGGCGACCGTCCCGCTGGCGACGGTCATCACCCGGAAGGCCTACGGCGGCGCCTACGACGTCATGGCCTCGAAACACATCGGCGCGGACGTGAACTACGCCTGGCCGACGGCCGAAATCGCCGTCATGGGCCCCCAGGGCGCCGTCAACATCCTCTACCGCGACGAACTGGACGAGGCCGAGGACACCGACTCGCGAAGGGAGGAACTCATCGGCGAGTACCGCGAGACGTTCGCCAACCCCTACACGGCGGCCGACCGCGGGTTCGTCGACGACGTCATCGAACCGACGGACACCCGTCGCCGACTCGTTCACGACCTGGAGATGCTCCGGAGCAAGCGTAAGCAACAACCAAGTCGCAAGCACGGCAACATCCCGCTATGA
- a CDS encoding acetyl-CoA carboxylase biotin carboxylase subunit produces the protein MFEKVLVANRGEIAVRVMRACEELGVSTVAVYSEADKNAGHVRYADEAYNVGPARAADSYLDQEAIVEAARKADADAVHPGYGFLAENADFAALVESEEGITWVGPSSESMEQLGEKTKARKVMREAGVPIVPGTTDPVESVEEVHAFGEENGYPIAIKAEGGGGGRGMKVVHDADEAEEQLESAKREGEAYFDNASVYLERYLEAPRHIEVQIIADHHGNVRHLGERDCSLQRRHQKIIEEAPSPALSDDLRERIGESAREGVAASDYVNAGTVEFLVEDGEFYFLEVNTRIQVEHTVTEEITGIDIVKWQLRVAAGAELGFAQDDVAVDGHAMEFRINAENAANGFAPATGKLSTYDPPGGIGVRLDDALRQGDKIGGDYDSMVAKLIVWGEDREECLVRSQRALAEFEIEGLVTVIPFHRLMLTDDAFVAGTHTTNYLDNELDTSEIEAAQERWGPGESEGDDEDGEVTEREFTVEVNGKRFEVNLEERGGIALPQSGGGGGGQSRRQAPRRSRSGGDGGGSSSDAASAEGEQIEAEMQGTILSVNVAEGDEVEAGDVLCVLEAMKMENDVVAERGGTVTAVAVEEGQSVDMGDALMSLD, from the coding sequence ATGTTCGAGAAGGTTCTCGTCGCGAACCGGGGTGAAATCGCGGTGCGCGTCATGCGCGCCTGTGAGGAACTCGGCGTCTCGACGGTCGCCGTCTACAGCGAGGCGGACAAGAACGCCGGTCACGTCCGGTACGCCGACGAGGCGTACAACGTCGGCCCCGCGCGGGCCGCGGACTCCTACCTCGACCAGGAGGCCATCGTCGAGGCCGCCCGGAAGGCGGACGCCGACGCCGTCCACCCCGGCTACGGCTTCCTCGCGGAGAACGCCGACTTCGCCGCCCTCGTCGAGAGCGAGGAGGGCATCACGTGGGTCGGCCCCTCCAGCGAGTCGATGGAGCAACTGGGCGAGAAGACGAAAGCCCGGAAGGTGATGCGCGAGGCGGGCGTCCCCATCGTGCCCGGTACCACGGACCCCGTCGAGTCCGTCGAGGAGGTCCACGCCTTCGGAGAGGAGAACGGCTACCCCATCGCCATCAAGGCGGAGGGCGGCGGCGGCGGCCGCGGGATGAAGGTCGTCCACGACGCCGACGAGGCCGAGGAGCAACTCGAGAGCGCGAAGCGCGAGGGCGAGGCGTACTTCGACAACGCCTCGGTCTACCTCGAACGCTACCTCGAGGCGCCCCGCCACATCGAGGTCCAGATCATCGCCGACCACCACGGGAACGTCCGGCACCTCGGCGAGCGCGACTGCTCGCTCCAGCGCCGTCACCAGAAGATCATCGAGGAGGCGCCGTCGCCAGCGCTCTCGGACGACCTCCGCGAGCGCATCGGCGAGTCCGCCCGCGAGGGCGTCGCCGCCTCCGACTACGTCAACGCGGGGACCGTCGAGTTCCTCGTCGAGGACGGCGAGTTCTACTTCCTGGAGGTGAACACCCGCATCCAGGTCGAACACACCGTCACCGAGGAGATAACGGGTATCGACATCGTGAAGTGGCAACTGCGGGTGGCCGCGGGCGCGGAACTCGGCTTCGCACAGGACGACGTCGCGGTCGACGGCCACGCGATGGAGTTCCGCATCAACGCCGAGAACGCGGCCAACGGGTTCGCCCCCGCGACGGGGAAGCTCTCGACGTACGACCCGCCGGGCGGCATCGGGGTCCGCCTCGACGACGCCCTCCGGCAGGGCGACAAAATCGGCGGCGACTACGACTCGATGGTCGCCAAACTCATCGTCTGGGGGGAGGACCGCGAGGAGTGTCTCGTCCGCTCGCAGCGCGCGCTTGCGGAGTTCGAGATAGAGGGGCTGGTGACGGTCATCCCGTTCCACCGGCTGATGCTCACCGACGACGCGTTCGTCGCGGGCACGCACACGACCAACTACCTCGACAACGAACTCGACACGAGCGAGATAGAGGCCGCCCAGGAGCGGTGGGGCCCCGGCGAGAGCGAGGGCGACGACGAGGACGGGGAGGTCACCGAGCGGGAGTTCACCGTCGAGGTCAACGGCAAGCGCTTCGAGGTGAACCTGGAGGAACGCGGCGGCATCGCCCTCCCGCAGTCGGGCGGCGGCGGTGGCGGGCAGTCCAGGCGCCAGGCACCGCGTCGCTCGCGCTCCGGCGGTGACGGCGGCGGTAGCAGTAGTGACGCCGCGAGCGCCGAGGGCGAGCAGATAGAGGCGGAGATGCAGGGGACCATCCTCTCGGTGAACGTCGCCGAGGGCGACGAGGTGGAGGCGGGCGACGTGCTCTGCGTGCTGGAGGCGATGAAGATGGAGAACGACGTCGTCGCCGAGCGCGGCGGGACGGTCACGGCCGTCGCCGTCGAGGAGGGCCAGAGCGTCGACATGGGCGATGCGCTGATGTCGCTCGACTGA
- a CDS encoding DUF4397 domain-containing protein — protein MTDTDRRTVLKLLGVAGAASALGGVGFVSANEHESNETANETDGEEMVPGAAGGLATGGVRVGHLSPDTPPVDVYVGVDAEFDPADTSPALAGLEYGTFAPGATGRYFEVPEGTYALKVTPAGDPETVAIDVPEFEVVEGQDATVLAVGELDPESDEPALEPLVITDTEGEDLPDPSAGEAAIRFVHASPDAGAVDIAVADRTVAEDVEFGGVSDYVPSEDCTQVLQVIAGGVPALVLQAYLPGGTKSTAYVVGSVSPDGGGDDSANATTATNETANDTTGNETDAADTGSLATEDQPLGAVATIDAVAPLDVTPIDLGGEAPADDEDEVADDNVTDDNATDDANETVGNATANETADNATVNETVDNATANETNDTGY, from the coding sequence ATGACAGACACAGATAGACGGACGGTTCTCAAGTTGCTCGGCGTCGCGGGGGCGGCGAGCGCACTCGGCGGCGTCGGCTTCGTCAGCGCGAACGAACACGAGTCGAACGAGACGGCCAACGAAACCGACGGCGAGGAGATGGTACCCGGGGCCGCAGGGGGGCTCGCGACCGGTGGCGTTCGCGTCGGCCACCTCTCTCCCGACACCCCGCCGGTCGACGTCTACGTCGGCGTCGACGCGGAGTTCGACCCGGCCGACACCTCCCCCGCGCTGGCCGGCCTCGAGTACGGCACCTTCGCGCCGGGCGCGACGGGCCGGTACTTCGAGGTCCCCGAGGGGACGTACGCGCTGAAGGTCACGCCCGCCGGCGACCCCGAGACGGTGGCCATCGACGTCCCCGAGTTCGAGGTGGTCGAGGGCCAGGACGCGACGGTCCTCGCGGTCGGCGAACTCGACCCCGAGTCCGACGAACCGGCGCTCGAACCGCTCGTCATCACCGACACCGAGGGCGAGGACCTGCCCGACCCCTCGGCGGGCGAGGCCGCCATCCGGTTCGTCCACGCCTCCCCGGACGCCGGGGCGGTCGACATCGCCGTCGCCGACCGGACGGTCGCCGAGGACGTCGAGTTCGGCGGCGTGAGCGACTACGTCCCGAGCGAGGACTGTACGCAGGTGCTCCAGGTCATCGCCGGCGGCGTCCCGGCGCTCGTCCTCCAGGCGTACCTCCCCGGCGGGACGAAGTCGACGGCGTACGTCGTCGGGAGTGTCTCGCCTGACGGTGGCGGCGACGACAGCGCGAACGCGACCACCGCGACGAACGAGACCGCGAACGACACCACCGGCAACGAGACCGACGCCGCGGACACCGGGTCGCTCGCGACCGAGGACCAGCCGCTCGGCGCCGTGGCGACCATCGACGCCGTCGCGCCGCTCGACGTGACGCCCATCGACCTCGGCGGCGAGGCACCGGCTGACGACGAGGACGAGGTGGCAGACGACAACGTCACCGACGACAACGCGACGGACGACGCCAACGAGACGGTCGGTAACGCGACGGCCAACGAGACGGCCGACAACGCGACCGTCAACGAGACCGTCGACAACGCGACGGCCAACGAGACGAACGACACCGGTTACTGA
- a CDS encoding amidohydrolase family protein, with protein MDIEGTILTGRDFDPVRGRVVVEDGRITAIEEERVESTDVVLPAFVNAHTHVGDSIAKEAGAGLSLDDLVAPPDGLKHRLLRAASDDDLVAAMRRSLQYMQRGGTGTFLEFREGDVAGVRLLDRAAEGLDVDPVVLGRGSADVVDVADGYGASGARDADFERERAATREAGKLFGIHAGERDDEDIHPALDYDPDFLVHLVHAGEDHLDRIEREGVPAVVCPRSNLVTGVGFPPIETLAERTTVALGTDNVMMNAPSMFREMEFAAKLTDLDAPAVLRMATVAGADIAGLNRGCVEPGREAHLLVLDGDSDNLAGVQDVVRAVVRRAGVSDVKRVVLP; from the coding sequence ATGGACATCGAGGGGACGATACTGACGGGTCGCGACTTCGACCCGGTCCGGGGCCGGGTCGTCGTCGAGGACGGTCGTATCACGGCGATAGAAGAGGAGCGCGTCGAGTCGACGGACGTGGTGCTCCCGGCGTTCGTCAACGCCCACACCCACGTCGGCGACTCCATCGCGAAGGAGGCCGGCGCGGGCCTCTCGCTCGACGACCTGGTCGCGCCGCCGGACGGGTTGAAACACCGCCTGCTGCGCGCCGCGAGCGACGACGACCTCGTGGCGGCGATGCGCCGCTCGCTCCAGTATATGCAGCGCGGCGGGACCGGGACGTTCCTCGAGTTCCGCGAGGGCGACGTCGCGGGTGTGCGCCTGCTCGACCGGGCCGCCGAGGGCCTCGACGTCGACCCGGTCGTCCTCGGGCGCGGGTCGGCCGACGTCGTCGACGTGGCGGACGGCTACGGCGCCAGCGGCGCGCGCGACGCCGACTTCGAACGCGAGCGGGCGGCCACCCGCGAGGCCGGGAAACTGTTCGGTATCCACGCCGGCGAGCGCGACGACGAGGACATCCACCCGGCGCTCGACTACGACCCGGACTTCCTCGTCCACCTCGTTCACGCCGGCGAGGACCACCTCGACCGCATCGAGCGCGAGGGCGTCCCCGCGGTGGTCTGTCCCCGCTCGAACCTCGTGACGGGCGTCGGCTTCCCGCCCATCGAGACGCTCGCGGAACGGACCACCGTCGCCCTCGGGACGGACAACGTGATGATGAACGCCCCGTCCATGTTCCGCGAGATGGAGTTCGCGGCGAAACTGACCGACCTCGACGCGCCGGCCGTCCTCCGCATGGCGACGGTCGCCGGCGCGGACATCGCGGGGCTGAACCGCGGCTGCGTCGAACCGGGCCGTGAGGCCCACCTGCTGGTCCTCGACGGCGACTCCGACAACCTCGCGGGGGTGCAGGACGTCGTGCGGGCGGTCGTCCGCCGCGCCGGCGTGAGCGACGTGAAACGGGTCGTGCTGCCGTAG
- a CDS encoding biotin--[acetyl-CoA-carboxylase] ligase yields the protein MNETRRRVLAALADGPVPGPALAEELDVSRAAVWKHVEALREAGFEVESGEAGYALVSVPDEGLEALEFGLDAPFTVEHHDSLDSTNRRARVLAESGATDVVVVADEQTGGRGRLDRTWESPPGGVYLSVVCRPDLSMTRAPLYTLAASVAIARTTREAGVDARIKWPNDVLAGEERRKLAGIRTEVQGETDRVAWLVCGIGVNADATREDLPEGATSLRAEGATVSRRVFVQRLLETFDELRGNPDVVLPAWRDLALTLGQRVRVETPGGEVVGEAVDVEEPGTLLVDTGEGVVRVSAGDCEHLRPV from the coding sequence ATGAACGAGACGCGACGGCGGGTGCTCGCCGCGCTCGCCGACGGTCCGGTCCCGGGACCGGCGCTGGCCGAGGAACTCGACGTCTCCCGGGCCGCGGTGTGGAAGCACGTCGAGGCGCTGCGCGAGGCGGGCTTCGAGGTCGAGAGCGGGGAGGCGGGCTACGCGCTCGTCTCGGTCCCCGACGAGGGGCTCGAAGCCCTCGAGTTCGGCCTCGACGCCCCCTTTACGGTCGAACACCACGACAGCCTCGACAGCACGAACCGGCGCGCTCGCGTCCTCGCGGAGTCGGGCGCGACGGACGTGGTCGTCGTCGCCGACGAACAGACCGGCGGCAGAGGGCGCCTCGACCGGACCTGGGAGTCGCCGCCCGGCGGCGTCTACCTGAGCGTCGTCTGTCGGCCCGACCTCTCGATGACCCGCGCACCGCTCTACACGCTCGCGGCGAGCGTCGCCATCGCCCGCACCACCCGCGAGGCGGGCGTCGACGCGCGCATCAAGTGGCCCAACGACGTCCTCGCGGGCGAGGAGCGTCGGAAACTCGCCGGTATCCGGACCGAGGTGCAGGGCGAGACCGACCGCGTGGCGTGGCTCGTCTGCGGCATCGGGGTGAACGCCGACGCGACCCGCGAGGACCTCCCCGAGGGCGCGACGAGCCTCCGCGCCGAGGGGGCGACCGTCTCGCGGCGCGTGTTCGTCCAGCGACTCCTCGAGACCTTCGACGAGCTCCGGGGGAACCCGGACGTCGTCCTCCCTGCGTGGCGCGACCTCGCGCTCACGCTCGGCCAGCGGGTGCGCGTCGAGACGCCCGGCGGCGAGGTGGTCGGCGAGGCCGTCGACGTCGAGGAACCGGGGACGCTCCTCGTCGACACCGGCGAGGGCGTCGTGCGAGTCAGCGCGGGCGACTGCGAACACCTCCGGCCGGTCTGA
- a CDS encoding acc operon protein translates to MRIGLPEDVDADEAAAIAAAVEALVREQAAALAAAGDGPENPWESGGRRWRFAGRVEGVRDRTRRVPRFAPTDPWAAAGRAERF, encoded by the coding sequence ATGAGGATCGGGCTCCCCGAGGACGTCGACGCGGACGAGGCGGCGGCCATCGCGGCGGCGGTGGAGGCGCTCGTGCGCGAGCAGGCGGCGGCACTCGCGGCCGCCGGTGACGGCCCGGAGAACCCCTGGGAGTCGGGCGGTCGGCGCTGGCGCTTCGCCGGGCGGGTCGAGGGCGTCCGCGACCGGACCCGCCGGGTCCCCCGGTTCGCGCCGACCGACCCGTGGGCGGCCGCCGGCCGCGCCGAGCGCTTCTAG
- a CDS encoding NifU family protein: MSLEGVDEEELRERVSRFVMRNFPQIQMHGGSHAIRDLDVEKRSVTVALGGACSGCGISPMTIQALKTRLVQEIPEIDVVHADTGFGAETPVGYDPDDVPF; the protein is encoded by the coding sequence ATGAGCCTCGAAGGGGTAGACGAGGAGGAACTCAGGGAGCGCGTCTCGCGGTTCGTGATGCGCAACTTCCCGCAGATACAGATGCACGGCGGGAGCCACGCCATCCGCGACCTGGACGTCGAGAAGCGGAGCGTCACCGTCGCGCTCGGGGGCGCCTGCAGCGGCTGTGGCATCTCCCCGATGACGATACAGGCGCTGAAGACGCGCCTCGTCCAGGAGATACCCGAAATCGACGTCGTCCACGCCGACACCGGCTTCGGGGCGGAGACGCCGGTCGGCTACGACCCCGACGACGTTCCCTTCTGA
- a CDS encoding glycerophosphodiester phosphodiesterase yields MRCIGHRGCPAHAPENTLLAVETAAPHVDMVEVDVRRCGSGELVVFHDERLDRLTDGTGRLDRTDWRTLRELRVDGSEEGIPLLADVVDAVPAEVGLNAELKHDGLAREAVSLLEGFAGEVVVSSFEASALEQVRARSDLPLAYLFHRRFDTRRRTWRRGVRRARELGCTYLHPEYRLCLDDDRRVVRATKAGLRVNAWTVPDRRSVRRLRRAGVDGVIVDDWRLV; encoded by the coding sequence ATGCGCTGTATCGGCCATCGCGGCTGTCCCGCCCACGCCCCCGAGAACACCCTGCTCGCCGTCGAGACGGCCGCCCCCCACGTCGACATGGTCGAGGTCGACGTGAGGCGCTGCGGGTCGGGCGAACTCGTCGTCTTCCACGACGAGCGTCTCGACCGCCTCACCGACGGGACGGGCCGCCTCGACCGCACCGACTGGCGGACCCTCCGCGAGTTGCGCGTCGACGGGAGCGAGGAGGGCATCCCCCTGCTGGCGGACGTCGTCGACGCCGTCCCCGCCGAGGTGGGTCTCAACGCCGAGTTGAAACACGACGGGCTGGCTCGCGAGGCCGTGTCCCTCCTCGAGGGGTTCGCCGGCGAGGTCGTCGTCTCCTCGTTCGAGGCGAGCGCGCTCGAACAGGTGCGCGCCCGGAGCGACCTGCCGCTCGCGTACCTGTTTCACCGGCGGTTCGACACCAGACGACGGACGTGGCGACGCGGGGTGCGCCGCGCGCGCGAACTCGGCTGTACCTACCTCCACCCGGAGTACCGCCTCTGTCTCGACGACGACCGGCGCGTCGTCCGGGCGACGAAGGCGGGCCTGCGCGTCAACGCCTGGACCGTCCCGGACCGGCGTTCGGTCCGGCGGTTGCGCCGCGCGGGCGTCGACGGGGTCATCGTCGACGACTGGCGCCTCGTCTAG
- a CDS encoding ArsR/SmtB family transcription factor: protein MEGELWYVLGGTRGGPNRARLLQAVAERPRNANQLASELGLDYKTVRHHLEVLQTNGLVRDSGGGYGTVYLPSDRVRTNWETVEEILAETD from the coding sequence ATGGAGGGGGAACTCTGGTACGTCCTGGGAGGGACGCGCGGCGGCCCGAACCGTGCCCGGCTACTCCAGGCGGTCGCGGAGCGCCCGCGCAACGCGAACCAGCTGGCGAGCGAACTGGGCCTCGACTACAAGACGGTCCGCCACCACCTGGAGGTACTCCAGACGAACGGCCTCGTCCGGGACAGCGGCGGCGGCTACGGCACGGTCTACCTCCCGAGCGACCGGGTCCGGACCAACTGGGAGACCGTCGAGGAGATACTCGCGGAGACGGACTGA